Below is a genomic region from Eupeodes corollae chromosome 1, idEupCoro1.1, whole genome shotgun sequence.
taccccagaaattcttggatacattTGGATTCCTTCCATGACATCATAGCTGATTTTGaccagctgttattttacacgtaaaacactaacaaaaaggtatccggataccttatCTGTCTGAGATTTAACGCATTCATTGTCGTTATTATCTTTGAAACcagattttgaaatgttttttttaagctataatttttttgtttgtaatcaagccgatatttttgttaagtgaTTTATGGCATATAAGAtcagtaaataaaattatacctaccttaaaaaacatttgtttagtCAAAAATTCagtcaaaaataattcttcccaaaatccacactaaactgtaattttttgaggatgcattataaCCTGGTGGCTTGGTGTCGCGTCCCATATATGGCAATTTtacttgttaacacagccattcatccaaaaatgcgcctagtcactaaagatgatttctCGCCcgaaattggggtcctcttccaaacgattcaaagCCTATTCCACGAACAAACGGAGTTGCTTATGGCCataaactttgagctcctgggtctaATGGATCTTAAACGGGTGTAGACTCAAGTCCCGACGCGAAATGAGCTAAGTTGAAGTGTGCGAAAGCCCGAGTTCTAgcgcacggcgaggaatagactgttTCGGGTTCTGCTGTAGACTTTCAGTGACCACGGCGATGATCTCGGCCGaccttgcgttccttgaacgtacggatgtaggctgattgtttactgaactcGTTGTCTCAAAATTGGCCACGaataaagttttaacatttgaacgtgctgtttaaTCGTGTAACTTGTGATCACACTACCTTCCCTTAAAATGACATGAGgcaaatttaattgatttccaATTAAACTTACGTCAAAgctcaaaactttataaaactAATTTCTTGTCCTTATTACGAATTCTTTGTCTTCAGGTTAtaacttcaagtttttgaaatacattgaagaaaatataaaaataaaatgctgagAATGGGTATTTCTGAATTTGAATACATGAAGATAAAATCGGAGTACAGATTCAGAATCAGGACCAAGAATTATCTCTAAAATGaatcattgttttttatcattgaaagcaatcattagaattttttgacattttggtaATAGCTGTCACTTAGCATTTTTGTTACTAAGACAAATTTTCTGACTATAATCAACCATTTGAGGTAAGAGTTGATCATTGACAGTAAAACTGACAGTtgggaatacaaagaaaatggaaagCATTAAGTTGCACGATTATGTTTTGAATTGTGAAATCCACAATCAGCTTTAGGTAGATAATAATTTCATtgttgaaaaactaaattttaacttaaggaAAAGTTCTggatcaataaattaatttttttaatagacaaagggccttaccaataatcaaaattaaagctcagttaaatatttaactgggttttaaatatattgcaatacatataaatattttaatagttaGGGTAAGGGCTAACACCCAGTTAAATTGTATTGTTGGGAAACTCAACTATAAGCggacatttaaattaaactccATGGTTTGCACTGTCACTTTGACAGGCCATCCAACAAATACTTTACAGGTCACAAGAGTTGAGAtttgttgtgattgttgtcTGCTGATTGTTCgtggcaatattttataaaaaaaggatgtcgaataatacttttttttaatatgaaattgtGGTTATGTTCAAATAAATATCCATCATTTAAGAAAtggctgaaaaacaaaatttaaaacggaGCAGATCGTCAAATTAGAGGACGGCAATGAAGAAGCTACAAGTCGAACCAGCTAGACCTCTGGCGCATATTATATGTAGATTATAAGCTAAATGATGTCAAGTCATTCAGGCAAAGTGGCTTTGAATTAACGCCGAAACAAGTAAGGGACCGATGGAGCCACTACAAGCAGGAGGTGGACCAATTAAAGTCAATTTAATCGATCTCAGAGGGATACCTGATGTGGAAAATCTTCTAAGGTACCTTCTAAGATCGATTATGAAATTTCCGCTGTGGATTTTGTTGAAGATACCGCAGAATTTCGTTGCTatgccttttttaaaaagtcattaataataataatagttactcaaaaatttgttttgttcttatttttgctcTCAAAAATTTCGAACCATTTATTATTTCGaactttcaataattttaatttaaatattgtataatttaatattgatcaaatattttggttttgtttatgtttgcaaGTTCTACTAATGTCGATTAAATGCTGTCTTTTTGAGCGAGAATGTAGTACATATTGTAATAGAAGGCTTATTAGTAAAAGACTTGTTTATGTTGGTTATAAGTATACACGCAAATTAACTcgcaaattaaaactaaattaaacacAACAATACCTAGACGTGCTTagcaatttattatttgtaaggCGCAAAATCTACAACTTATCTGATTCATTTCGACACGGAACATAACATAAGAGTccattgaaaactagggccttgtgacttacaactctcaaccattcctgtgtgcgagcactGTTTTCAGGGAAagaggggacttacagttttaagccaaatccggacggcttgaggaagcactttttatgacaagaattactcttggaaaatttgtcaatttctcgcaagagtcagtacccggtaaaaaaaaactttagatggcacaggcagggtttgacccaaaacgcactaaccatcacgccacaggACCTATTAGACTGtcttaagcagtattcacatgagcacgaccaacgaatgaacggatattcgtcgattttgacatttctttcagatgagagtttttaattcgtcgctaatgaagtttgacttcgacaattgtttttttttttgtccatcattattgtgttttgttttgaaaacaaacgattGAGAACATGAGGTCGAAactatatttgttaaaaaaaaagttattggtgtcctttttaataaacaaaacaagaaaaagatttcaagaaaaagaatatGTTTCCTTAATAAGACTGCTGGAAAAATATCCAGAaaacagccgaacaccattcaccatcgaaaacaaaacaagaatgttttttttaaggttaagtgcgcttgattattttattcgttgcgagtgtacATAAAGTGGAACGCGAATgatgtttgacagttcgttttaactacaattttttcgcgacgaataaatttgttttcttaaatttattaatatatgacattaagtgcgtttttttagtatagtacagtgagaaattcccaacaaaactaTCCGCAGtagccaaatttttgtatttaaaattgctacaactgaaagaagatcatacttacttacttaaggtggcgctacagtccggggtggacctgggcctcaaccaacatgcgcctccagccagctcggtccctagctagctgtctccagtacCCATGTTCTGTAACTATCGCATCGATAAAATTCTTCGAGAAACGGTGAGAATCggtacaaaaatcaatttatcgcATCATCGGGTTTCTGTATCTTTTGACAATCGATAACTTTATCGACTGAAACAAACGGAATAGAAATACTGGAAAAATGTGATAAAATGGGTTTCTGTATCTTTGAAAGTCGATAAGTTCATCgattcaaatgtcaaaacttatCACTTACCATCAAGCAGGCGAATAGaaagaaactaaataaaatgtctgaagctaaaaaggtgaacaaataaataaataataaaaagttctattttttacattattttattcaaattttataatttagagATCCTCCCGAGTTACCGGTGGTCAGAAGACAACTTTAATAGAATATATGGCCGAAAACAAGCCCTTTGCAAGAGGCCAATTCTCAAGCCTAAATTCTAGGCAAAATAACAGCGAGACGTGGGAGAGTTTAAGCGCACAGCTAAATGCTCAAGGACCTAACGTAAAAGCTGTTGAGCAATGGAAAAAGGTatacataatatacatatacaaaaacaaagtaagCACCAATTTGGTGTTGATCTTGTTTCGAggacaaagtttttaatttgtaatttttgttttagtgctGGACAGACATCAAATCGTCCGTTAAAAAACAAGCCAGCGAGCAAAGGGCGTTTATGAATAAAACTGGTGGTGGGAGCGTAATGGACCGACCTCGACCACTCAGTGATATGGATGAGAAAGTTTTGTCCATCATTACAATTGATGCCGTTGATGGGGATGGTTCAACCCCTGAATTGGGAATAGAAGTAGCACTCAATGAATACGATGTAAATACctacaaattattctttattaaattgaattctaatctatttttttatgtaTAGAATCTAGAAATTGAACTAGATGAAGACGAGGGCCCTAAACCTCCAAAAGTTAAGAAGACCCAAAATATTGGGTATGCAAATGCTTTGGAGGAAGCAAGGGCCATGCAAAGCTCCGTCGAACAAAAGCTcgacgaaattttaaaaataatcaaggaaattctggatttttttaaaaaaaagtgaatattaGCTCTTTATATGTAATTAACTCTCTCCGTgtgatttgtttgttgtttttttaagtatacatatttattttactgtttgtatgttttatgaagtttatttattttattggattcactatttttattttttttaaggatgttttttattattttgttaaaataaaaataagcctATAGCATATATTTATAAAGACTTGCACTTCGATTTtcatttcttaacaaaacattGGTACTTTTCGAGTGACATTATTTTCCAACTAAAACTTATCAGAATTTCAGTGAAATTTCAATGTCACTCGAAAAGTATTTGCTCGATTTGGATAATTCAAAAGCTTCTGAGTCACTTATTAAGTGTTATgctgaatttcaaaaacaatttttaatttcaacaaatatttcaaaaaaacatcataTGAAAATAGTTTCCTCATGCTCAAGGATTGTATACGAACTGACGAAACTATTcctatatgaattttttttgtaatttctgcTTGAATCGAAAATGGATTTTAGTACCACGAATAGGATCTTAATTAAGACTCAGAAACGTTTGAATTATCCAAAAGAATCGATTGgttttaaaatgacatttacataTCAAAAACTTACAAGAACTTGAAGAGAAAATAATACGAAAtcaatgatgattttttataatttgttttttttatttatttaaattttttagtaatatttttagacaaattaattaaaatttcgttTGATGCGGTCTCGAATCACCGTGGCTGCTCGTAGATGGGCTGAAGCATTTTCGTGGAAAGAGCTTTCATCTCCAGCATCATTTTCGTCTTGAAAATTTTCCTCTTCTAAAAGGCCGTGCCTTAATCGGAAGTTATGCAGCATACAGCATGCATTAATTATTCTTCCTGCTGCTGGCGGAGAATAGCATAATCCCAATTTAAGGCACCGGAACACAGATTTTAAAACTCCGTTGAGCCTTTCGACACAGTTGCGTGTTCTTGCATGAATGAAGTTGTACGATCTCTCATCAACAGCAGAAGAAGAGCGGTATGGTGTCATGAGATAAGGGCGAAGTGGATAGCCAGAATCACCTacataaaaaagatttaaaattgaagtgCAAACGCCTTGTGAAACATAATTGCTTACCTAACAGCCAAGAGCTGTGTTCCCCCGGTTCACAAGCTTCATAGCGTCGTTCAAGCAAAGAATTTACTTGAGATCCATCCCATGTATAGGAATCATGTGAGGATCCTCCAAACTTTGCTATCACACTTAGAATTCTCAGATTGTAGTCACAT
It encodes:
- the LOC129943529 gene encoding uncharacterized protein LOC129943529 isoform X2, which gives rise to MSEAKKRSSRVTGGQKTTLIEYMAENKPFARGQFSSLNSRQNNSETWESLSAQLNAQGPNVKAVEQWKKCWTDIKSSVKKQASEQRAFMNKTGGGSVMDRPRPLSDMDEKVLSIITIDAVDGDGSTPELGIEVALNEYDLYDLSSTAEEERYGVMR
- the LOC129943529 gene encoding uncharacterized protein LOC129943529 isoform X1; this encodes MSEAKKRSSRVTGGQKTTLIEYMAENKPFARGQFSSLNSRQNNSETWESLSAQLNAQGPNVKAVEQWKKCWTDIKSSVKKQASEQRAFMNKTGGGSVMDRPRPLSDMDEKVLSIITIDAVDGDGSTPELGIEVALNEYDNLEIELDEDEGPKPPKVKKTQNIGYANALEEARAMQSSVEQKLDEILKIIKEILDFFKKK